The Streptomyces sp. A2-16 sequence GGTTCGCCGACATCTTCCGCGGCAACTCGCTCAAGAACGGCCTGCTCACGGTGGTTCTGGACCAGAAGATCGTGGAGGCCCTGCAGGAGCTGAGCGAAAAGGACCCCGAGGCCGAGATCACGGTGGACCTGGAGGCCCGCGAGGTGCGCGCCGAGGGCATCACCGCGAGCTTCGAGCTGGACGAGAACTCCCGCTGGCGGCTGCTGAACGGCCTGGACGACATCTCCATCACCCTCCAGAACGAGGACGACATCGCCGCGTACGAGGCCAAGCGGCCCTCGTACAAGCCGCGGACGCTCCAGGCGTGACGGCACCCCTCCTTCGGAGCAACTGAACAGGTCGAGTTTCGGCCACCCCAACACCCCCGCCGTACCCCCGATCAGCCCGATCGGGGGTACGGCCGTGTCTGCGCCCGGACGGCCGCGCGGCCCGCGACACGCCCGCTCAACTTCCCACGTTACGGCGGGTGTTGTCGGGGTACGCGTCCCTTGTAGCCGTGGCTCCCGGATGTGCCCGGAAGGCCGTTTGAGGCGGCAGTTGCACCCCTAGCAGGCGACAACTCGCCCCAGATGGCACAATCTGTGCATGGAACACGACGGCCAACTCGAGCTCTATGCGGCAGTCGCGGACCAACTCAAGGAAGCGCACGCAAGAGTGCGCGCACTGCAAGTCCCGGAGGGCGTACGGATGGCGCTGACCCGGAAGCTGCTGGTCATTACGGCCGCGGCCAAGCACGACGTCGTCGAAGCGACAAGGCGTCTGGAGGGGTTCATGGCCGACCTCGACGCGGGTCGAATCCCGGAAGAGGAACGCTGAACAAGTCCAGAACAGTCGAGTTCGTTGCGGCACAAGGGTGATAAGCCCGTTTCGTGTTTGATTTGCGGTATATATCTGCCTAACGTGCGAAAAAGCTTGAACACTTTCGTTCGGGCAATGTCTCCGAAGGGGAAGACGTGAACAAGGCGCAGCTCGTAGAAGCGATTGCCGACAAGGTGGGCGGCCGCCAGCAGGCCGCCGACGCGGTCGACGCGGTCCTGGACGCCATCGTCCGCGCGACGGTCGCGGGCGACCGGGTCTCGGTCACCGGCTTCGGTTCGTTCGAGAAGGTCGACCGGCCGGCCCGCTACGCCCGCAACCCCCAGACGGGCGAGCGGGTTCGGGTCAAGAAGACCTCCGTTCCGCGCTTCCGCGCGGGCCAGGGCTTCAAGGACCTGGTGAGCGGCACGAAGAAGCTCCCGAAGAACGACGTCGCGGTCAAGAAGGCCCCCAAGGGCAGCCTGACCGGCGGGGCTTCGGCCACGGTCAAGAAGGCGGCCGCGAAGAAGGCCACCGCCAAGACCGCCGCGGCCAAGAAGACCACGGCGAGGAAGACGACGGCCAAGAAGACCACGGCCACCGCGAAGAAGACGACGGCGAAGAAGGCCCCCGCCAAGAAGGCGACCGGCACCGCCGCCAAGACCACGGCCGCGAGCAAGACCACGGCCAAGAAGACGACGGCCAAGAAGGCCCCGGCGAAGAAGGCGACCGCCAAGAAGGCGCCCGCCAAGAAGTCGGCGGCCCGCACCACCACCGCCAAGAAGGCCACGGCCCGCAAGAGGTAAGGGCACAGGGGCACTCACGCGCCGGGCCGGACTCCGCATCGGAGTCCGGCCCGCGGCGTGTGCGAGGGGGGTTCAGAAGGTCTGGAGGGTCACCAGGGTGATCTTGTCCATGGCCATTTCGATGCGCACCCGCTGTCCGGGGCGCAGCAGCCTCAGGCCACCCGCGTCGAACGCCGCGGCGTCGAAGGACACGGGGGTGCCGTCGTCGAGAAGCACCTGCCCACTGCGGCTTTCGGGGTCGTACGTGTACGCGGTCGCCTGCATGGCCGCAGCCTACTGCCCGGGAATCAGCAACCGCGCCGCGGCGGCGGCCGTCCGGGGGCCCACCCCGAGCGCCAGCGCGGCCCGCAGGTCCTCGCCGGTGTCCACGTCCTGCCGTACGGAATCCACCTCGCCGAGGGAGAGTTCCAGCGCACCCGAGGCGCGATGCCGGGCGCGGGAATCCGGACCGAAGACGGGGCGCAATTCCGTGTCCGCGCGGGCCGCCAGCACCGTGGTGCCGATTGCCGCGGCATCCGCGAGAAATGCGCGCGGGAATTCGGCGGCGGCGTCGAGGACCCGGGTCAATTCCAGCGGACGTAGTGCCGGGAGATCGGCGTTCATGGCGGCGAGGGCGCTTTCGGGGCGTTTCGACCGTACGACGGCCGCCGCGTGTGCGAGAGCCGCGTTCAGGCCCCCTCCGGGCTCGTCGGGGACGATGTGGGCGCCCAGGGCCGCCAGCTCACGGCCGGCCAGGGCGTCGTCCGTGACTACCGCCACATCACCGACCGCCGGGCAGGCCAGCGCGGCCGCCACGGTGTCCTGGGCGAACGCGAGGGCCAGACCCGGGCGCAGCCCGTCGCCGGCGGTGTCCGAGAGCCTGCTCTTGGCCCGCGCCAGGGGTTTCAGCGGGATGACCAACGTCCACTGCACGAGCGTTCCGTCCTTGTCTTGTCGCGGCCATTGTCACTCAGTCGTCACGCGGCCCATCTGGCGGTGTCCGTGGCGGGGCGTACGGTGTTCTCGACAGACAGACGGCCTGGGGCGACACTTGTGCGGCCCCCCAGGCTCTAGAGGAAGGTGTCCGCGTGCCCCGCCGCAGAATCGGCTTCTGGTACCGCTTGGCAGCGGTGATCGCCAAACCGCCGCTCGTGGTTCTGATCAAGCGGGACTGGCGTGGATCGGAGCACATTCCGGCCGACGGCGGCTTTATCACCGCCGTCAACCACAATTCGCACATCGATCCCTTCGCGTACGCGCACTTCCAGTACAACACCGGCCGCGTTCCGCGATTCCTCGCAAAGAGCGGTCTTTTCAACAAGGGATTCATCGGCGCCATGATGCGCGGCACCGGTCAGATCCCCGTCTATCGCGAGACCACCGACGCGCTCAGCGCCTTCCGGGCCGCGATCGACGCCGTGGAGCGCGGTGAGTGCGTCACCTTCTATCCCGAGGGCACCATCACGCGGGACCCCGACCAGTGGCCCATGGTCGGCAAGACCGGCGCCGCGCGCGTGGCACTGCAGACCAAGTGCCCGGTCATCCCGGTCGCGCAGTGGGGCGTCAACGAACTGCTGCCGCCGTACGCCAAGAAACTCCACGTCCTGCCGCGCAAGACCTCGCACGTCCTCGCGGGCCCGCCCGTGGACCTGGCGCGCTTCTACGACAAGGAGATGACCCAGGAGCTCCTGAAGGAGGCCACCGAGGTCATCATGGCCGCGATCACCGCCCAGCTGGAGGTGCTCCGCGGCCAGAAGGCACCCGCGCAGGCGTACGACCCGCGCCGCGAGCGGATCGAGCAGCGGCGCCGGACCCAGGCCCAGAGCGGCCACGAGGGGGAGAAGAGCAAGTGAGCAAGCCCGTCAAGGCGGCGGTCCTCAGCGCCGGTTCGTGGGGCACGGCCTTCGGCGTCGTGCTCGCCGACGCAGGCTGCGACGTGACCCTGTGGGCACGTCGTCCGGAGGTGGCCGAGGCCATCAACTCCACGCGGACGAACCCCGACTACCTCCCCGGCGTGGAGCTCCCGCAGAGTGTCAGGGCGACCACCGATCCCGCCGAGGCCGCCGCGGACGCCGACTTCACCATCCTGTCGATCCCCTCGCAGACCCTGCGCGCCAACCTCGCCGAGTGGACCCCGCTGCTCGCGCCCGACACCGTCCTCGTCTCCCTCATGAAGGGCGTCGAACTCGGCTCCGCCATGCGGATGAGCGAGGTGATCGAGGACGTCGCGAAGGTCGGTGCCGACCGCATCGCCGTGGTCACAGGCCCCAACCTGGCGCGTGAGATCGCCGCCCGGATGCCGGCCGCCGCCGTGGTCGCCTGCACCGACGAGGCGGTCGCCCGGCGGCTCCAGGCCGTCTGCCACACGCCGTACTTCCGCCCGTACACCAACACCGACGTGGTGGGCTGCGAACTCGGCGGCGCCGTGAAGAACGTCATCGGCCTCGCCGTCGGCATCGCGGACGGCATGGGGCTCGGTGACAACGCCAAGGGCTCGCTGATCACGCGCGGTCTCGCCGAGACGACCCGGCTCGGACTCGCCATGGGCGCCGATCCGCTGACGTTCTCCGGCCTCGCCGGTCTGGGCGACCTGGTGGCGACGTGCTCCTCGCCGCTGTCGCGCAACCACACCTTCGGCACCAACCTCGGCAAGGGCATGACCCTGCAGGAGACCATCGCGGTCACCAAGCAGACCGCGGAGGGCGTCAAGTCCTGTGAGTCGGTGCTGGATCTGGCCCGCAGGCACGGCGTCGACATGCCGATCACCGAGACCGTCGTCGGCATCGTGCACGAGGGCAAGTCCCCGGTGGTCGCCGTCAAGGAGCTGATGTCGCGCAGCGCGAAGCCCGAGCGACACTGAGCCACGACAGCGCCTTTTGCCTCGTTCGCCGCAGGGGTGGACGCTGTATCAGGGCACTACCAACGGGTACTCTCAACGCGATATGAGCACCGAGAACCTCCCCCAGAGCCCTGAGCAGCCGCCTCGCAAGCCGCGTGTGGCCGTCGTGTTCGGCGGGCGCAGCTCCGAACACGGGATCTCCGTGGTCACCGCCGGCGCCGTACTGCGGGCCATCGACCGGACCAAGTACGACGTCCTGCCGATCGGCATCACCCGGGACGGCCGCTGGGCGCTCACCGCCGACGAACCGGAACGCATGGCGATCACCGAGCGCCGTACGCCGAGCGTCGAGGAACTGGCCGAGTCGCACGAGGGCGGCGTGGTGCTCCCCGTCGACCCCGCGAACCGCGAAGTCGTCTACAGCGAGCCGGGATCGGTGCCCAAGGC is a genomic window containing:
- a CDS encoding lysophospholipid acyltransferase family protein gives rise to the protein MPRRRIGFWYRLAAVIAKPPLVVLIKRDWRGSEHIPADGGFITAVNHNSHIDPFAYAHFQYNTGRVPRFLAKSGLFNKGFIGAMMRGTGQIPVYRETTDALSAFRAAIDAVERGECVTFYPEGTITRDPDQWPMVGKTGAARVALQTKCPVIPVAQWGVNELLPPYAKKLHVLPRKTSHVLAGPPVDLARFYDKEMTQELLKEATEVIMAAITAQLEVLRGQKAPAQAYDPRRERIEQRRRTQAQSGHEGEKSK
- a CDS encoding NAD(P)H-dependent glycerol-3-phosphate dehydrogenase, with translation MSKPVKAAVLSAGSWGTAFGVVLADAGCDVTLWARRPEVAEAINSTRTNPDYLPGVELPQSVRATTDPAEAAADADFTILSIPSQTLRANLAEWTPLLAPDTVLVSLMKGVELGSAMRMSEVIEDVAKVGADRIAVVTGPNLAREIAARMPAAAVVACTDEAVARRLQAVCHTPYFRPYTNTDVVGCELGGAVKNVIGLAVGIADGMGLGDNAKGSLITRGLAETTRLGLAMGADPLTFSGLAGLGDLVATCSSPLSRNHTFGTNLGKGMTLQETIAVTKQTAEGVKSCESVLDLARRHGVDMPITETVVGIVHEGKSPVVAVKELMSRSAKPERH
- the cofC gene encoding 2-phospho-L-lactate guanylyltransferase, producing MQWTLVIPLKPLARAKSRLSDTAGDGLRPGLALAFAQDTVAAALACPAVGDVAVVTDDALAGRELAALGAHIVPDEPGGGLNAALAHAAAVVRSKRPESALAAMNADLPALRPLELTRVLDAAAEFPRAFLADAAAIGTTVLAARADTELRPVFGPDSRARHRASGALELSLGEVDSVRQDVDTGEDLRAALALGVGPRTAAAAARLLIPGQ
- the leuD gene encoding 3-isopropylmalate dehydratase small subunit — its product is MEAFTTHTGRAVPLRRSNVDTDQIIPAHWLKKVTRDGFEDGLFEAWRKDEKFILNQPERKGATVLVAGPDFGTGSSREHAVWALQNYGFKAVISSRFADIFRGNSLKNGLLTVVLDQKIVEALQELSEKDPEAEITVDLEAREVRAEGITASFELDENSRWRLLNGLDDISITLQNEDDIAAYEAKRPSYKPRTLQA
- a CDS encoding HU family DNA-binding protein, yielding MNKAQLVEAIADKVGGRQQAADAVDAVLDAIVRATVAGDRVSVTGFGSFEKVDRPARYARNPQTGERVRVKKTSVPRFRAGQGFKDLVSGTKKLPKNDVAVKKAPKGSLTGGASATVKKAAAKKATAKTAAAKKTTARKTTAKKTTATAKKTTAKKAPAKKATGTAAKTTAASKTTAKKTTAKKAPAKKATAKKAPAKKSAARTTTAKKATARKR